From one Culex quinquefasciatus strain JHB chromosome 3, VPISU_Cqui_1.0_pri_paternal, whole genome shotgun sequence genomic stretch:
- the LOC119769411 gene encoding uncharacterized protein LOC119769411, which translates to MNQTLRTLWNYVVDIFWIYLRFMVLAVVIFFLVQWYIQNYDAVDDETIKKNLDKIGAGDAQESLKSGKSEL; encoded by the coding sequence ATGAACCAAACGCTGCGAACGCTGTGGAACTATGTCGTCGACATCTTCTGGATCTATCTGCGATTTATGGTGCTAGCGGTGGTGATATTCTTTCTGGTTCAGTGGTACATTCAGAACTACGACGCCGTGGACGATGAGACCATCAAGAAGAACTTGGATAAAATTGGAGCTGGAGATGCCCAAGAGTCATTGAAATCGGGTAAAAGTGAACTGTGA